Genomic DNA from Prunus persica cultivar Lovell chromosome G1, Prunus_persica_NCBIv2, whole genome shotgun sequence:
CAATGTTTAAATTTAAGTGTATCCGGCAAATGGAATAACTGCtttggagcaattgctccCAGGTAAGCTTATGGGTTAGAGGTGTCCTAGCATCCAGCATGTAGTGTTTATAAGACTAATGAGGATTTGGGGTAATTGCTTGAGTCTTAACATCCGTCTagtgtttttgaattttttgaatttaatatataccTCTCGTTTAATATATTCTCTTATATACCCCTCTTTAATATATACCCTCTCagtgtttttgagttttttgagTTTAATATATACCTCTCGTTTAATATATTCTCTTATATACCCctctttttaatatatatacccTCTCAATAAAAAAGATCCTAaaatttttcaacaaaaaaaaagtgtatcCAAACAACCCAACTTACCCAATTTGCACATTCTAGTCTGCTTTTGCTTTGATGTCAATATAGATCCTCAGAAACATGGTCTTACACCGAAGTTACTGttttgttataaatctagTTTTCAGCTGATCAAAATGCTTGAAACGCTTCTTAAAATTTTCACTCAAATTTAGTAAATGATCATCAGTGTTTCAAAAGTACAGATGCAGTTCATTAGGAGCAACTTCTCTGGGAATTGACCATCAACTTGCAAATGAACCCAAGACATGCGTACATAGCAGGGCtatgaaaaggagaaatcaaaggagtttttattttcataaacaAAAAGCCAAAACACCAAACCAACAGGATAGTTTATTTTCTCGATACATAAACCAACCCTGAAATTCAAAAAGGGCAGAAGTACTGCCCATACGAGTAAGCTCTTTTCTTTGTAGCCACGTAGCTAGATATGTACTTATACATCAATGTCAACGTTGTTACTGCCGCCACGCCGCACCCGCCAGAGAAAACAAGGCCGGCTGCTGTCAGGAACACGACTATCCCAGCCGGGACTAGGATTGGACTAAACACCACCAGCACTGGGGTGGCCATGATCAGGGCCATCACTGTCCCAGTTAACGTTAACCCGGACAGGACTAAAAGGGTTGTCCCAGCTGCGCCTGCTGTCAAGAACTTGCCAGTCAGGCGAAGGGAGGATGGTGGGGCTGCTGACTGGTCGTGGTCCTGGAGCTTCAGGGTGACGTGTCTTGATTGATCAGCCATAGTGATCAGTGACGAAGAGTCAGTGCTGCAGGAGGTGACGATATATAGATGTGATCATGCGATGACGGGGATGTGGCGTGGCACGTGGTGGGTTGCATGAGTTTTGCGTTTACAAATGGGAAACATGCATGTGCTACGTGGCACTAGAATGAATGCTTTACGTGGCAGTTCTTATTTCTGGCACTTTCTGAATCTGAACTACAAAATTCAAACGTTTTTGATGAGGtggtcattttatttttatttatttttatattactctatttacttaagtttataatgtaaataaggaagtaccttccatttggattcaaataaaaatacaagaaaatcaaattccaattaaattaaaatatgaaaaatcgattttagtgcaaaatacgatttaggctaaaaatgatggcttattaagtcaatatatacttcgtaataaaatcccataaaatcaagttttcttatttgatgtgtaaggaataaaagccgccaaaaattatcttgagaaaatgattatttcgaaaaaccattttcatacttagtcaatatttttacataaaacaatttttcatgtatgatatgaatgaatgaaggGATCTAGGGTCAATCTAGGTAAAAAGCTTTAGATGTTTAATCTAGATAAAAAGCCTTAAATGTTCAATCCACAAAGAGTTTTTAGCCTTTCAAAATTGCAGATCCGctaaaaaattcatgaatcCGCCAGTGGCTCTCACTGTAACTGTTGTCAATTACTTGCTTCTATTACCTCTGTCCTGTATGTCATTAATTGCTCAAAGAGCATGAGAAgtaaatacaataaaatacaatatattatttataaaagtcACTTTTA
This window encodes:
- the LOC18791465 gene encoding oleosin 16 kDa — encoded protein: MADQSRHVTLKLQDHDQSAAPPSSLRLTGKFLTAGAAGTTLLVLSGLTLTGTVMALIMATPVLVVFSPILVPAGIVVFLTAAGLVFSGGCGVAAVTTLTLMYKYISSYVATKKRAYSYGQYFCPF